The genomic stretch CCCAAAGAGCAATAATTTCTGAAGATGTTTCTGGACTAAGATTTTTAACTATTTCCCTTATCCCCTCAGATTCAGTTATTGGCTTAGCATCCTGTCTTTGGGAAATTTCGTGCGAAGGAATATCCCCCACAATTGCTTCTCCCAAATCGTGAATAATAAGCATTTTTAAGACCCTCAGCTTATCAACTTTCTTTTTGACCTTGTCCATCAAGGTCAAAGCTACCAACAGGGTCATCCAGATATGCTCAGCAACACTTTCTCTGCGATCTGAATTACTGGTCCAACTATGACGAAGTTCTGTTTTAAGTTTCTCGGCAAGTTTATAAAACTCGAAAAATTTCTTTATTTCTCCCTGCATTGATAAAATTCTAACACAAGAAAAGCGAAGTTAAGACTTTATTCACAATTCAGTAGAAATAGTGGCTGTATATTAAAACATCTTACAATTTTGTGACTCCAGGGGGAGTCGAACCCCCGATTACCTGGATGAAAGCCAGGTGTCCTAGGCCACTAGACGATGGAGCCAAAAACAAACAGTCTATTTTACCAAATAAATCAAAATTCCTCTACACAAGATGTTTGCCTTATACTTCAACCATGCAATATCTTTTCCATGGCGACGATTACGGCACCAGCCGAATGGAGTTTAATCAGCATCTCGATAATTGCCAAAAAACAGAAATTCTTCGCATTGACAATAAACAAATTGACCTTGACAAAATCAATAATTTCATCAATGGCGCGTCCCTCTTTGGTGAT from Candidatus Shapirobacteria bacterium encodes the following:
- a CDS encoding HD domain-containing protein, whose amino-acid sequence is MQGEIKKFFEFYKLAEKLKTELRHSWTSNSDRRESVAEHIWMTLLVALTLMDKVKKKVDKLRVLKMLIIHDLGEAIVGDIPSHEISQRQDAKPITESEGIREIVKNLSPETSSEIIALWEEFEAKQTLEAKFAYALDKLECLLQHDIADIKTWDEGDYRYTFVEKQDTPFDYDTFMRALKDTLDDWTFRKAEEAGVSDRIPSENLERYKSRRNLCSRQG